CAACAATACCCTCGTATTGTTCAGCTTGCTGCTGAGACGGCTGCCCGGCATTTTGTTCCTGCCCTGCAGTATTCGTATTCTGCCCCGTACTGGAATCGGCAGTATTTTGATCGCTCACCTTCGGTGCAGTCGGCAAAGGAATGGGTGTATAATGGGAAGTACCGGATTTGTTGCCTAAATTTGATACAAAGATAATCCCGACGACAATGATCACAGCCAGGATGGCCATTCCTGCAAGGACGATCGGTCTGAACCATACCTGATTGCTTGGAATCGGACTTAAGGGTGGCTGAATTTCGGACTCAGCTTCTTTGACCAAAGAAGCATTATAGCCATCTATAATTTCCTGTGGATTAATGCCAAGATGTTTGGCATACGTCCGTAAAAAGCCTCTGGTATAAGTGGTTCCGGGTAGTATGCCGTAGTTCTCATTTTCCAGAGCTTCCAGATACCTTACCCTAATCTTAATACTGTCTTCAACTT
Above is a genomic segment from Dehalobacter sp. 12DCB1 containing:
- a CDS encoding RodZ domain-containing protein yields the protein MAGEGAVLRKAREEKRLSYQEVEDSIKIRVRYLEALENENYGILPGTTYTRGFLRTYAKHLGINPQEIIDGYNASLVKEAESEIQPPLSPIPSNQVWFRPIVLAGMAILAVIIVVGIIFVSNLGNKSGTSHYTPIPLPTAPKVSDQNTADSSTGQNTNTAGQEQNAGQPSQQQAEQYEGIVAELTFTADCWVVVNVDGKQALSGTIPAGTTQTLQADNQIEFTSIGNAGGLSLKVNGHTVPPLGKTGDVLQNYIIDENKVKELAGS